The stretch of DNA ATTCCGGGTCGCCGAAGCGGACGTTGTATTCCAGGAGCTTGATCCCGTCCGAGGGGGTGACCATGAGGCCGGCGTAGAGCACGCCGCGGAACGGCCGGCCCTCGGCCGCCATGGCCTTGACGGTCGGCTCGACGATCCGCGCGATGACCTCGTCCCGGCGCGCCTGGTCCAGCACCGGGGCCGGCGAGTAGGCGCCCATGCCGCCGGTATTCGGTCCCGTGTCGCCGTCGCCGACCCGCTTGTGGTCCTGGGCGGTGACCAGCGGCAGCACGGTCTCGCCGTCGACCAGCGCGTGGAAGCTGGCCTCCTCGCCCTCGAGGAATTCCTCGATCACGACCTCGGCGCCGGCCGCGCCGAAGGCGCCCTCGGTCAAGGCCGCGTCGACCGCCGCTTCGGCCTCGGCGAGATCGGCGGCGACGGTGACGCCCTTGCCGGCGGCCAGACCGTCTGCCTTGACCACCACCGGCGCGCCCAGCTCTCGGAGATAGGCCTTGGCCGGCTCGGCCTCGGTGAAGCGCCGGTAGTCGGCGGTCGGAATGCCGTACTTGGCGGCCAGGTCCTTCATGAAGCCCTTGGAGCCTTCGAGCTCGGCCGCCGCCGCGTTCGGCCCGAAGGCCTTGATGCCGACCTCCTGGAGGCGGTCGACCAGGCCCGCAACCAGCGGCGCCTCGGGGCCGACCACGACGAAGTCGATCGCGCGCTCCCGGGCGAAGGTGACCAGCGCATCCACGTCCTCGGCGCCGATCGCCACGCACTCCGCGTCCTGGGCGATGCCCGCATTGCCCGGGGCGGCGTAGAGCTTGTCGCAGAGCGGCGAGGCCGCGATGGACCAGGCCAGGGCGTGCTCGCGCCCGCCGCCGCCGACCAGGAGAATGCGCATCCTTTTGCCCTTAGCCCTTCCTGCTAGCTCCCATAGGGCGGCTCTTGTAGCATAGCGCCTGCCGATGAGCGAACCTTCCCAACCAGAACCGGCGGCCCCGGATCCGGCAGGCAATCTGCCGGAGTACTCGGTCTCCGAGCTGTCCCAGGCGCTGAAGCGCGTGGTCGAGGGCCGCTTCGACCACGTCCGCGTGCGCGGCGAGATCTCCGGTTTCAAGCGCGCCGGCTCGGGCCACCTCTACATGACGCTGAAGGACGAGAACGCGGTGCTCGACGCGGTCTGCTGGCGCGGCGTGGCCGGGCGCCTCGCGCTCCGCCCGGAAGACGGTCTGGAGGTCATCGCCTCGGGCCGCCTGACCACCTATCCGGCCCGCTCGCGCTACCAGCTCGTCGTCGACTCGATGGAGCTGGCCGGCGAGGGCGCGCTGCTCAAGCTGCTGGAGGAGCGCCGGCGCAAGCTGGCGGCCGAGGGCCTCTTCGCCGCCGAGCGCAAGCGCCCGCTGCCCTACCTGCCCGAGGTGATCGGCGTGGTCACCTCGCCGACCGGCGCGGTGATCCGCGACATCCTGCACCGCCTGGCCGACCGTTTTCCGCGCCGCGTCCTGGTCTGGCCGGTCCTGGTCCAGGGCG from Kiloniellales bacterium encodes:
- the purD gene encoding phosphoribosylamine--glycine ligase, translated to MRILLVGGGGREHALAWSIAASPLCDKLYAAPGNAGIAQDAECVAIGAEDVDALVTFARERAIDFVVVGPEAPLVAGLVDRLQEVGIKAFGPNAAAAELEGSKGFMKDLAAKYGIPTADYRRFTEAEPAKAYLRELGAPVVVKADGLAAGKGVTVAADLAEAEAAVDAALTEGAFGAAGAEVVIEEFLEGEEASFHALVDGETVLPLVTAQDHKRVGDGDTGPNTGGMGAYSPAPVLDQARRDEVIARIVEPTVKAMAAEGRPFRGVLYAGLMVTPSDGIKLLEYNVRFGDPECQVVVMRLMSDLLPALIAAADGQLASFDLRWYEEAALSVVMATRGYPGAYEKGSEIGGLQALDDDDLMVFHAGTKEGPEGAILANGGRVLNVTALGPTIAEAQARAYRAVDAIDWPEGFCRRDIGWRAIKR